The window ACCACATGCAGTCGCTCGAGCTCGCGTTCCTCGTGGCCGAGGAGCTCGGCGCGCACCCGCACGTGCGCGCGTAGCGCGACCACCATCGGACGGGAGGCGCGGTGCCAGCTGGCACCGCGCCTCCCGTCCGTCGTTCCGGGCCCGCCCCGGGCCCGCCCCGAGTCTCGGAGGAGGCGACAGTTCTCGGGCCCGCGAGCACGAGGACTGTCGCTCAGGCCGAGACTCGGGGTGGGCGCGCGCGACCGCTACTGGTCGTAGGCGAGCGTCACCGTGTCGCCGCGGTACACCGTGGCACCGGCGCCCGGGTCGGTGCCGGTCACCGGGAGCTTCGACTTCCAGTCGTACAACCCGCACAGGATGTTCGTGCAGTCCGGTACGGCGACCTTGAGCCCGAGGCCCTCGAGCGTCGCGGTGGCTTCGTTGATCGTCGCGCCGACGACGCCGTCCTCCGGGACGGTGATCGGCGCCGGACCCTTCGACACGACGACGTCGATCGCGGTGCCGCGCACGGCGGGGGAGTCCTGCACCTCGGCGGAGACGATCTGGCCGGAGGGGACGGTCTCGCTGTACTCCTCGGTGCGCGCGCCGAGGATCAGTCCGACGTCGTCGAGTGCTGCCGACGCTTCGTCGACGGTCCTGCCGACGACGTCGGGCACGGCTCCGAGGGACACCGTGAGGGTGACCGGACCGGTCTCGCCGTAGGCCTTGACCGCGGTCAAGTCGAGCGCCTTGCCGCCCGACGCTCGGCCGGTCGCCGCGATGACGGTGTCCTTCGCGGCGTCGGCGGAGAACTCGTACCGGTTGTCCTGCAGTTCGAAGTCGTCGTCGAGCGCGGCGGTGACGGTGGAGATCGGCTGCCCGACGATCGCCGGCAGCGCGATCATCCTCGGGCCGTTCGACACGACGAGCTGCACGGACGTGCCCTTCTGCACCTCGCGCTCCGCGGCCGGCTTCGTGACGGACACCTGTCCCTTCGCGACGACGGCGTCGAACCGGGTTCCGGTCTTCGACGCCGCGTGCAGGCCCTGGGCTTCGAGCAGCTGCCGGGCCTGCGAGACCGACTTGCCCGTCACTTCGGGGATGCGCACGTTGCCACCCGGCCCCGGCCCGAAGTACCAGCCGAAGCCCGCGCCGATGAGCAGGAGCACGACGAAGACCGACAGTGCGATCCAGCCGCGCTTCCGGCGCTTCGCCGACAGGTCGGCCAGGCGCTGCCCAGCGGGGGACAGCACGCCGGGCTGCGCGCCGGTGCGGCGGGGGCCCGGACCGGTGTTGCGGTTGCGGGTCGCCGGGCGGCTCCGCTCGGGGGAGTCGATGATGGCCGTGGCGTCGGTCGCCGCCGCCGGTGCGTCGGCGGCAGCTGCGCGGGAACCAGCACCGGCTGCACCGGCCCCGGCCGTGGCGCCGCCGCCGGACGGCAGGATCGCGGTCGCGTTCTCGGGCCGCAGCACGGCGGTCCGGTACTGGCCCGTCGCGCGCTGCTGGTTGCCGGCCATGTGGTCGAGCATCTCGCGGGCGTCGCGCGGGCGGTCCTCGGGGTCGCGGGCGGTCGACCAGGCGACGAGTTCGTCGAGCTCGGGCGGCACGCCGGACACCGCTGCGCTCGGCACGGGCACCGTGTCGTTCGCGTGTTGGTAGGCGATCTGCATCGGCTGCTCGCCCTTGTAGGGCTGTTCGCCGGTGAGCATCTCGTAGAGCATGATGCCGAGCGCGTAGATGTCGCTGCGCGAGTCGGCAGCGCCACGGGTGACGAGCTCGGGGGAGAGGTACGCGATCGTGCCGAGCAGGGCGGCCCCGGTCGCGGTGTTCGCGGTCGTCGCCCGGGCCAGACCGAAGTCGCCGAGCTTGATGCGGCCGTCGTCGGCGAGCAGGACGTTCTCGGGCTTCAGGTCGCGGTGCACGATCCCGGCGCGGTGGGCCGAGGCGAGGCCGGCCAGCACCGCCCGCAGGATGTCGGTCGCCTGCTCCGGCGTCAGGGCGTGGTGCTCCTGCAGCAGGTCCCGCAGCGTGATGCCCGGGATGTACTCCATGACGATGTACGCGGTGTCGTCCTCGGCGCCCTGGTCGTAGACACCGACCAGGTTCGGGTGG of the Curtobacterium sp. TC1 genome contains:
- the pknB gene encoding Stk1 family PASTA domain-containing Ser/Thr kinase; translation: MTTNAATDPMIGRMIDQRYRVRSRIARGGMATVYLATDVRLERRVAIKIMHGHLADDQAFRERFIQEARSAARLSHPNLVGVYDQGAEDDTAYIVMEYIPGITLRDLLQEHHALTPEQATDILRAVLAGLASAHRAGIVHRDLKPENVLLADDGRIKLGDFGLARATTANTATGAALLGTIAYLSPELVTRGAADSRSDIYALGIMLYEMLTGEQPYKGEQPMQIAYQHANDTVPVPSAAVSGVPPELDELVAWSTARDPEDRPRDAREMLDHMAGNQQRATGQYRTAVLRPENATAILPSGGGATAGAGAAGAGSRAAAADAPAAATDATAIIDSPERSRPATRNRNTGPGPRRTGAQPGVLSPAGQRLADLSAKRRKRGWIALSVFVVLLLIGAGFGWYFGPGPGGNVRIPEVTGKSVSQARQLLEAQGLHAASKTGTRFDAVVAKGQVSVTKPAAEREVQKGTSVQLVVSNGPRMIALPAIVGQPISTVTAALDDDFELQDNRYEFSADAAKDTVIAATGRASGGKALDLTAVKAYGETGPVTLTVSLGAVPDVVGRTVDEASAALDDVGLILGARTEEYSETVPSGQIVSAEVQDSPAVRGTAIDVVVSKGPAPITVPEDGVVGATINEATATLEGLGLKVAVPDCTNILCGLYDWKSKLPVTGTDPGAGATVYRGDTVTLAYDQ